In the Muricauda sp. MAR_2010_75 genome, one interval contains:
- a CDS encoding DUF3817 domain-containing protein produces MLKLFRATAILEGISYLLLFGMTMPLKHWADIPEPNKVIGYAHGFLFILYVVVAVVFCRERKWSIKRFVILFVASLLPFGTFYADKKYLSSLA; encoded by the coding sequence ATGCTAAAACTTTTCAGGGCCACTGCTATTCTTGAAGGAATTTCCTATTTACTGCTGTTTGGCATGACCATGCCCTTGAAGCATTGGGCGGATATCCCAGAACCGAACAAGGTTATTGGCTATGCCCACGGTTTTCTTTTCATTCTTTATGTAGTGGTGGCCGTTGTGTTCTGTCGGGAACGCAAATGGAGCATTAAAAGATTTGTGATTCTTTTTGTGGCTTCACTTCTACCCTTTGGAACATTTTATGCAGATAAGAAATATTTGAGTTCCCTAGCCTAA
- the lpdA gene encoding dihydrolipoyl dehydrogenase, which translates to MSKFDVIVLGSGPGGYVTAIRASQLGFKTALVEKESLGGVCLNWGCIPTKALLKSAQVFEYLKHAEDYGLSAKNVEHDFGAVVKRSRGVAEGMSKGVQFLMKKNKIEVLNGFGKVQPGKKVLVKGEHGDTAEYTADHIIIATGARSRELPSLPQDGKKVIGYREAMSLEKQPKKMIVVGSGAIGIEFAYFYNSMGTEVTVVEFMPNIVPVEDEDVSKQLERSFKKAGVKIMTSAEVTKVDTSGDGVKATVKTSKGEEVLEADIVLSAVGIKTNIENIGLEDVGIAVDRDKILVNDYYQTNIPGYYAIGDVTPGQALAHVASAEGILCVEKIAGMHVEPLDYGNIPGCTYCIPEVASVGLTEKQAKEKGYELKVGKFPFSVSGKAKAAGTPDGFVKVIFDAKYGEWLGCHMIGVGVTDMIAEAVVARKLETTGHEVLKAVHPHPTMSEAVMEAVADAYDEVIHL; encoded by the coding sequence ATGAGCAAGTTCGATGTAATCGTTTTGGGAAGTGGTCCCGGTGGGTATGTAACCGCAATCAGAGCCTCACAACTTGGATTTAAAACAGCCCTTGTTGAAAAGGAAAGTTTAGGTGGTGTTTGTCTTAACTGGGGATGTATCCCTACCAAGGCCCTGTTGAAATCTGCTCAGGTTTTTGAATATTTGAAGCATGCCGAAGATTACGGTCTTAGTGCCAAAAATGTAGAACATGACTTTGGCGCCGTGGTCAAAAGAAGTCGAGGTGTTGCAGAAGGAATGAGCAAAGGTGTTCAGTTCCTGATGAAAAAGAACAAAATTGAGGTCCTCAATGGCTTTGGAAAGGTACAACCCGGAAAAAAAGTTTTGGTTAAGGGTGAGCACGGGGACACTGCCGAGTATACGGCTGACCATATCATCATTGCCACTGGCGCACGAAGCCGCGAATTGCCAAGCCTTCCCCAAGATGGAAAAAAGGTAATTGGCTATCGTGAGGCCATGTCCCTTGAAAAACAACCCAAGAAAATGATTGTGGTAGGCAGTGGTGCCATCGGTATTGAATTTGCCTATTTCTACAATTCCATGGGAACCGAGGTTACCGTCGTGGAATTTATGCCCAATATTGTCCCAGTTGAGGACGAGGATGTATCCAAACAACTGGAACGCAGCTTTAAAAAGGCTGGGGTAAAAATCATGACATCCGCAGAGGTGACCAAAGTAGATACCTCAGGTGACGGTGTAAAGGCTACCGTAAAAACTTCCAAAGGTGAAGAAGTTTTGGAAGCCGATATTGTACTTTCCGCTGTTGGTATTAAGACCAATATTGAAAACATTGGATTGGAAGATGTAGGTATTGCCGTAGACCGCGATAAAATTTTGGTGAACGATTACTACCAGACCAATATTCCTGGGTATTATGCCATTGGCGATGTTACACCGGGTCAGGCATTGGCCCATGTGGCATCTGCTGAGGGTATCCTTTGTGTCGAAAAAATTGCAGGTATGCATGTGGAGCCGCTGGATTATGGCAACATTCCTGGATGTACCTATTGTATTCCTGAAGTGGCTTCCGTTGGATTGACCGAAAAACAAGCCAAGGAAAAAGGATACGAACTCAAAGTGGGTAAATTCCCATTCTCAGTAAGTGGAAAAGCCAAAGCCGCTGGAACTCCAGATGGTTTCGTAAAAGTCATTTTTGATGCCAAATATGGCGAATGGCTGGGATGCCACATGATCGGGGTAGGCGTGACCGATATGATCGCCGAAGCTGTGGTGGCCCGCAAATTGGAAACCACCGGACACGAAGTGTTAAAAGCGGTGCACCCGCACCCAACTATGAGTGAAGCGGTTATGGAGGCAGTTGCTGATGCCTATGATGAAGTAATCCACCTATAA